In Blautia wexlerae DSM 19850, a single window of DNA contains:
- a CDS encoding beta-ketoacyl-[acyl-carrier-protein] synthase family protein: MNRRRVVITGLGVISPSGNDVETFWESLKQGKSSIGPITKFDTSDFDVKIAGEVKNFDIKKYGFPFMLTRQLDEFTHYAMAATKMALDDSMINLEMVDRTRMGVFAGNCLGGVGFGEKELYNLYREGWQCVSPYQSISWFYTAPQGQISIFYKLKGYSKTFVADRISSDVALGYAYQSIMLNRLDTCLVCGTEAGVFPYGMSLFSSSDVLSKKRDACYCPYDLKRNGMILGEGAGTLVIEELEHALKRNAPIYGEILSFSNNCDGVHHKEKNKNGKKYKEVIESCIRKANISYDEIDYINLDGAALWEDDVIETNVLKEIWGKEIGTVSLSCPKSMFGNTFGAAGALDAIINCLAIKNNTVPPTINYEDQDSNCDLNYTPNKALHRNINTVLQIARGRGGINSAMLLREFKE; encoded by the coding sequence CGAAATTTGATACAAGCGATTTTGATGTAAAAATTGCTGGGGAAGTAAAAAATTTTGACATTAAGAAATACGGATTTCCATTTATGCTTACTAGGCAATTAGATGAATTTACACATTATGCTATGGCTGCAACAAAGATGGCTTTAGACGATTCTATGATAAATCTTGAAATGGTTGATAGAACCAGAATGGGGGTTTTTGCAGGCAATTGTCTTGGAGGAGTTGGGTTTGGTGAGAAAGAATTGTATAATTTATATAGAGAAGGTTGGCAGTGTGTAAGTCCCTATCAGTCTATTTCATGGTTCTATACTGCACCACAAGGACAAATCTCAATTTTTTACAAATTAAAAGGTTATAGTAAAACTTTTGTAGCAGATAGAATAAGTTCTGATGTTGCACTGGGGTATGCATATCAATCGATTATGTTGAATCGTTTAGATACTTGTTTGGTTTGCGGCACAGAGGCTGGAGTATTTCCATACGGAATGTCACTGTTTTCAAGTAGTGATGTTTTATCAAAAAAACGAGATGCTTGTTATTGTCCATATGATTTAAAAAGAAATGGAATGATTCTTGGGGAGGGGGCAGGTACCTTAGTAATTGAGGAATTAGAACACGCATTAAAGCGCAATGCGCCAATATACGGTGAAATTCTTTCCTTTAGTAATAATTGTGATGGGGTTCATCATAAAGAAAAAAATAAAAATGGAAAAAAATATAAAGAGGTAATAGAATCTTGCATTAGAAAAGCAAATATATCGTATGATGAAATTGATTATATTAATTTAGATGGTGCTGCTCTATGGGAAGATGATGTCATTGAAACAAATGTATTAAAGGAAATTTGGGGAAAAGAAATTGGTACAGTATCTTTAAGCTGTCCTAAATCAATGTTTGGAAACACTTTTGGGGCTGCTGGAGCATTAGATGCAATTATTAATTGTTTGGCAATCAAAAATAACACAGTACCTCCCACAATAAATTATGAGGATCAGGATTCAAATTGTGATTTGAATTATACACCTAATAAAGCTTTGCATAGAAATATCAATACAGTATTACAAATTGCAAGGGGGAGAGGGGGAATTAATAGTGCTATGCTCCTTCGTGAATTTAAAGAATAG
- a CDS encoding DUF6870 family protein yields MTFEDIDPKEIQDVEKLNIDVKKSKPEKIREILESGKNPYFLKYKGITIKIGFASTNRTIEEAIESLVQMKW; encoded by the coding sequence ATGACGTTTGAAGACATTGACCCGAAAGAGATACAAGATGTAGAGAAACTGAATATTGATGTAAAAAAGAGCAAACCGGAGAAGATCCGGGAAATCCTGGAGTCCGGAAAGAATCCTTATTTTCTGAAATATAAGGGGATCACCATAAAGATTGGGTTTGCTTCTACCAACCGTACCATAGAGGAAGCCATAGAAAGCCTTGTGCAGATGAAATGGTAA
- a CDS encoding DUF4314 domain-containing protein produces the protein MYPPGCRVELEDMEADPYVKLSPGDLGTVQFVDDAGQIHVSWDCGHSLAMVFGVDHCRCVMREDRLQEILQRVQAMPFESLEKMELYITEKLSGAFPKISFQEREGQEVIADMGVAAFMKKDLGVAIQYEADSQQHIFIKKMEIQGQELERKNPFPVQKKR, from the coding sequence ATGTACCCACCAGGGTGTCGGGTAGAGTTGGAAGATATGGAGGCTGATCCGTATGTAAAACTGAGTCCCGGTGATTTAGGAACTGTACAGTTTGTAGATGATGCCGGACAGATTCATGTATCCTGGGATTGCGGACACAGCCTTGCTATGGTATTTGGTGTAGATCATTGTAGATGTGTTATGAGGGAGGATCGTTTGCAGGAGATATTACAAAGAGTACAGGCTATGCCATTTGAGAGTTTGGAAAAAATGGAACTGTATATTACAGAAAAATTATCAGGGGCTTTCCCTAAAATCAGCTTTCAGGAGAGAGAAGGGCAGGAGGTTATTGCAGATATGGGAGTTGCCGCATTTATGAAGAAAGATCTTGGTGTAGCAATTCAATATGAAGCTGACAGTCAGCAACACATCTTTATAAAAAAGATGGAAATTCAAGGACAGGAATTGGAGAGGAAAAATCCTTTTCCAGTACAGAAGAAGCGATAA
- a CDS encoding recombinase family protein, whose product MPKISKRGQKRQSSKPEMKYLRTYIYVRLSERDGGHGRRDSIYIQKQICEDYAKKHPEMLVVKVYADNGVTGTTFQRDAFEELMEDVANKKVDCIIVKDFARFGRDALDAVDLIDVIFPTLNIRFVSVMDEYDSANPACVEDRTTNILKHFMNDYYAREVSEKLVQAHRLSRERGEFWGSRPPYGYQRAEENSKKLVPEPEEAEIIRQIFYWYVFEEMSSYDIARELNGRKVLGPEDSYQKRKQGKEPEKRRLWRSDGIRKILQNPVYIGAAVYGKTKQMLAQNIPLQMIPKEQWEVCENAWEAVVERAIYEKAQEIAKERWKDTLDNWAANPKEKQGADGPFKGRIFCGHCGKRLGRSRSGGNEKHKYMVYKCPSFSLTDHTECFRTVNEIYINQAVKAALRYQIQLAVESKKTYGAEFYQKLEQEVAEKIKNARQKYEKYGRKLETLFEHYATGLLDCKEYQEIKSIYQEEQQAARQNMKQIQLRGQHLLDQVKARMDWTEELLKYQRFQKIEKGIADRFIEKITVYSKDYVEIVFWFGDLFEKELEKELDNMEGGLPYAV is encoded by the coding sequence GTGCCTAAGATAAGCAAAAGAGGACAGAAAAGACAAAGCAGCAAGCCGGAAATGAAGTATCTGAGAACCTATATTTATGTAAGGCTTTCCGAAAGGGACGGAGGGCATGGCAGAAGGGATTCCATTTATATCCAAAAACAGATCTGTGAAGACTACGCAAAGAAACACCCTGAAATGCTGGTGGTAAAAGTCTATGCAGATAATGGTGTGACAGGTACAACGTTCCAAAGGGACGCATTTGAAGAGTTGATGGAAGATGTGGCAAATAAAAAGGTTGACTGCATCATTGTAAAGGATTTTGCCCGGTTTGGACGGGACGCCTTAGATGCTGTAGATTTGATTGATGTGATTTTCCCAACCTTAAATATCCGGTTTGTTTCCGTTATGGACGAATATGACAGTGCAAACCCGGCTTGTGTAGAAGACCGGACCACCAATATTTTGAAACACTTTATGAATGATTATTATGCCAGGGAAGTTTCAGAGAAACTGGTACAGGCGCACCGGCTGTCCAGGGAACGGGGAGAGTTCTGGGGATCCAGACCTCCTTATGGATACCAACGAGCAGAGGAAAACAGTAAGAAGCTGGTGCCGGAACCAGAGGAAGCAGAAATAATCCGGCAGATTTTTTACTGGTATGTGTTTGAAGAAATGTCAAGCTATGATATAGCAAGGGAACTGAATGGCAGAAAGGTATTAGGACCGGAAGACAGCTACCAGAAAAGGAAACAGGGAAAGGAGCCGGAAAAAAGGCGGTTATGGAGATCAGACGGTATCCGGAAGATTTTACAGAACCCCGTTTATATAGGTGCTGCTGTTTATGGGAAAACAAAACAGATGCTTGCACAGAATATTCCCCTTCAGATGATACCAAAAGAGCAGTGGGAAGTGTGTGAAAATGCCTGGGAAGCAGTTGTGGAACGGGCAATTTATGAGAAAGCACAGGAAATTGCAAAGGAACGCTGGAAAGATACGTTGGATAACTGGGCTGCAAACCCAAAAGAAAAACAGGGGGCAGATGGTCCTTTTAAGGGAAGGATTTTCTGTGGACATTGCGGAAAACGCCTTGGAAGGAGCAGGAGCGGAGGCAATGAGAAACATAAATATATGGTTTATAAATGTCCTTCTTTTTCCCTTACAGATCATACGGAATGTTTCCGGACGGTGAATGAAATCTACATCAATCAGGCAGTCAAGGCAGCACTTCGCTACCAGATCCAGCTTGCTGTAGAAAGTAAGAAAACCTATGGTGCAGAGTTTTATCAAAAGCTGGAGCAGGAGGTAGCAGAAAAAATAAAAAATGCCAGACAGAAGTATGAGAAGTATGGAAGAAAACTGGAAACCTTGTTTGAGCATTATGCTACCGGGCTGTTGGACTGCAAGGAATATCAGGAGATTAAATCAATCTATCAGGAAGAACAGCAAGCAGCCAGGCAGAATATGAAGCAGATACAGCTTCGTGGACAGCACCTGTTAGATCAGGTGAAGGCAAGAATGGATTGGACAGAGGAACTTCTAAAGTACCAAAGATTTCAGAAGATAGAGAAAGGAATTGCGGACCGCTTTATTGAAAAGATTACGGTATATTCCAAAGACTATGTGGAAATCGTGTTCTGGTTTGGGGATTTATTTGAAAAGGAGCTGGAAAAAGAACTGGACAATATGGAAGGAGGTCTTCCGTATGCAGTGTGA
- a CDS encoding recombinase family protein: MQCDFVFAYLRLSRDDKEKMEESNSIKNQRLLIQHFVENQPEFAGAKLFFFVDDGYSGTTFDRPEFKRMMGLITRRKRICIIVKDLSRLGRDTIETQNYIEKIFPFLGVRFISINDFYDSSQKPSERKDTEIKFKNLINGIYPQICSDNIKKVMRKQAEMGQYHGSIPTYGYCFHDGVHTKLHLDTEAASVVRGIFDQRLEGKTYADIARDLNKKEVETPTVYLQRKGWAPEAKKSVKFWDGNLVKLILFNPVYAGLTVRGKTETRVPSKREYRYISREDWICVKGGHEAIVTEQELQKVQDMVQKGKKYHGSTPSSENIFAGLIRCGHCGRKMRIRTEYKEKPIYCKSVTTAPNASCYPKKYKQKELEELVLIMIRQQAALAEDTIKQLKKANQTLNIPKLRYRKKQYEKKLALCKQEKMELYEQYAEEQISLKDYLARKQTCMEKTAAYQQKIQEIEAKILKGEEEKQKEKSEGLQLFVKYKGLEELSYGVLHELIEVINFYDPEHIEIVWKYRDEFLEAVG; encoded by the coding sequence ATGCAGTGTGATTTTGTTTTTGCTTATCTGCGTCTTTCCAGAGATGATAAAGAAAAAATGGAGGAAAGCAACAGCATTAAAAATCAAAGGCTTTTAATTCAGCACTTTGTAGAAAACCAGCCGGAGTTTGCAGGGGCAAAGCTTTTCTTCTTTGTAGATGACGGTTACAGCGGTACAACGTTTGACCGCCCGGAATTTAAGCGCATGATGGGGCTGATTACCAGGAGAAAACGGATCTGTATCATTGTCAAAGATTTGAGCCGCCTGGGAAGGGATACCATAGAAACACAAAACTATATCGAAAAAATATTTCCGTTCCTTGGGGTGCGTTTCATTTCAATCAATGATTTTTATGACAGCAGCCAGAAACCTTCCGAAAGAAAGGATACGGAGATTAAATTTAAGAACCTGATCAATGGGATTTATCCCCAGATTTGTTCCGACAATATCAAAAAAGTTATGAGGAAACAGGCTGAAATGGGACAATATCATGGTTCAATCCCAACATACGGATATTGCTTCCATGACGGTGTTCATACAAAACTTCATCTGGATACGGAGGCAGCTTCCGTTGTAAGGGGGATTTTCGACCAAAGGTTGGAAGGAAAGACCTATGCAGACATTGCCAGGGACCTGAATAAAAAAGAAGTTGAAACACCTACCGTATATCTTCAAAGGAAAGGCTGGGCGCCGGAAGCAAAGAAATCTGTGAAATTCTGGGACGGAAATTTAGTAAAGCTGATTTTGTTTAATCCGGTTTATGCAGGACTGACGGTAAGAGGAAAAACAGAAACCAGGGTTCCGTCAAAAAGAGAGTACCGATATATTTCAAGAGAGGATTGGATTTGCGTAAAAGGAGGACACGAAGCGATTGTAACGGAGCAGGAGCTTCAGAAGGTCCAGGACATGGTACAGAAGGGCAAAAAATATCATGGGTCTACACCGTCTTCGGAGAATATTTTTGCAGGCTTGATCCGCTGCGGGCATTGTGGTCGGAAAATGCGGATACGGACAGAATACAAAGAAAAGCCGATTTATTGTAAAAGTGTTACGACAGCCCCCAATGCTTCCTGTTATCCAAAGAAATATAAGCAGAAAGAGTTGGAAGAACTGGTGCTAATTATGATAAGACAGCAGGCAGCCCTTGCAGAGGATACCATAAAGCAGTTAAAGAAAGCCAATCAGACTTTGAATATTCCGAAACTCCGATATCGGAAAAAGCAATATGAAAAGAAGTTGGCGCTTTGTAAACAGGAGAAAATGGAATTGTATGAACAATATGCAGAAGAACAGATTTCCCTGAAGGATTACTTGGCACGAAAACAAACTTGTATGGAGAAGACAGCAGCTTATCAGCAAAAGATACAGGAGATAGAAGCAAAAATTTTAAAGGGGGAGGAGGAAAAACAAAAGGAGAAATCAGAGGGACTGCAACTTTTTGTAAAATATAAGGGATTGGAAGAGCTATCTTATGGAGTTCTGCATGAGCTGATTGAAGTCATAAATTTTTATGATCCGGAACATATTGAAATTGTATGGAAATACAGGGACGAATTTCTGGAAGCAGTAGGATAA
- a CDS encoding sporulation initiation factor Spo0A C-terminal domain-containing protein: MLSKEKVEAVLFKMGMPANVKGFGYIVDSVLLLEEDSKIKTTYLYFKVAQQHGTTGQRVERAIRHAFDIVRSCRGDYDVVNHYIGFINCANSPSLSMLTMKIREEALEVQEPKPEKKEENVITGITEARLLELMRQAYTEFWADMIIRLKK; this comes from the coding sequence ATGTTATCAAAAGAAAAGGTGGAAGCAGTATTATTTAAAATGGGAATGCCGGCCAATGTGAAAGGATTTGGCTATATTGTAGACAGTGTTTTGCTTCTGGAAGAAGACAGCAAGATTAAAACGACATATCTGTATTTTAAGGTGGCCCAGCAACATGGCACGACAGGACAGAGGGTAGAACGGGCAATCCGTCATGCGTTTGATATTGTCCGAAGCTGCAGAGGTGATTATGATGTGGTGAACCATTATATCGGTTTTATTAACTGTGCCAATTCTCCTTCCTTATCCATGCTTACAATGAAGATACGGGAAGAAGCACTGGAAGTACAGGAACCAAAACCGGAAAAGAAAGAAGAAAACGTAATTACAGGAATTACCGAAGCCCGGCTTCTGGAGTTAATGCGGCAGGCATACACAGAATTCTGGGCAGATATGATTATCCGGTTAAAGAAATAA
- a CDS encoding recombinase family protein — protein MKNQILKKIYRAVVYLRLSDEDGDNRESDSISNQRILIHSFLKSHPEIQVVKECVDDGYTGTNFNRPGFQEMLRMLEEGEADCIIVKDLSRYGRDFSGVLQYVERILPKMGVRLILVNDNYDSLTPNRDFLTLRFKSLINDLYPADTSKSVRSHLYVKMTAGQCVAPFAFYGYLKSEEDKHKLVMDEVAASVVRDIYHMKMQGYSLTDISEELNRRGVLTPLRYKQVYLKQKLKTGFRLTEKPVWMPTMVRRILLDERYTGVLIQGKTTTPNHKVKVVIHKEEAEWIRYENAFEPVINRHQYEVVGNLMKMDTMRGAKGLALLSGLVKCGDCKESMVLKSPDKVHHYYVCSTSLYEKQCSSHSISEKKLVGAVTEAILHYISVLMELKEILAYVKTASIPRQRLLEEDKKLEMLEKESQRILNIKVKLYDSFAEEILDRTEFETFKAKYDQSLEEIRQAMECQQKEIRNLQETLEKQQEWLEYFLEYRDRTEVDRLMLVNLVKRIEVYEQKRIIIHFWFEDEFEKVLGLLETVNRAKPDRKVEAFLKGKGAEASA, from the coding sequence ATGAAAAATCAAATACTTAAAAAAATCTATCGTGCGGTTGTTTACCTGCGCCTTTCTGATGAAGACGGTGATAACAGGGAAAGCGACAGCATATCAAACCAGAGGATACTGATTCATAGCTTCCTGAAGAGCCACCCTGAAATTCAGGTGGTAAAAGAATGTGTGGATGATGGATATACCGGCACAAACTTTAACCGCCCTGGTTTTCAGGAAATGCTGCGTATGCTGGAAGAGGGGGAAGCAGACTGTATTATTGTCAAAGACCTTTCTCGCTATGGAAGGGACTTTTCCGGTGTTTTACAGTATGTGGAACGTATCCTGCCGAAAATGGGTGTGCGCCTGATCCTTGTCAATGACAATTATGACAGCCTCACGCCAAATCGTGATTTCCTTACCCTGAGATTTAAAAGTTTAATCAATGACCTTTATCCTGCGGATACTTCCAAAAGTGTGCGTTCCCATTTGTATGTCAAAATGACAGCCGGGCAGTGTGTAGCGCCTTTTGCTTTTTATGGTTATCTGAAATCCGAAGAGGATAAACATAAGCTGGTTATGGATGAAGTGGCAGCTTCTGTTGTACGGGATATTTACCACATGAAAATGCAGGGCTACAGCCTGACAGATATATCCGAAGAATTGAACCGGCGTGGGGTCTTGACACCTCTTCGGTATAAGCAGGTGTATTTAAAACAGAAATTAAAGACAGGGTTCCGCTTGACGGAAAAACCGGTCTGGATGCCAACTATGGTACGTCGTATCCTTCTTGATGAACGCTATACCGGAGTGCTGATACAGGGAAAAACAACAACGCCAAACCATAAAGTAAAGGTTGTGATCCACAAAGAGGAAGCTGAGTGGATACGGTACGAAAATGCCTTTGAGCCGGTTATCAACAGACACCAATATGAAGTGGTAGGTAACCTGATGAAAATGGATACCATGAGAGGTGCAAAGGGGCTAGCGCTTCTTTCAGGCCTGGTAAAATGTGGGGACTGTAAAGAAAGCATGGTACTGAAAAGCCCAGATAAAGTTCACCACTATTATGTATGTTCGACTTCCCTTTATGAAAAGCAGTGCAGTTCCCATAGTATCAGTGAGAAAAAACTGGTAGGAGCTGTGACAGAGGCAATCCTGCATTATATTTCTGTTCTGATGGAGCTGAAAGAGATACTGGCGTATGTAAAAACTGCCTCAATCCCAAGACAGCGGCTTTTGGAAGAAGACAAAAAACTGGAGATGCTGGAAAAGGAGAGCCAGAGGATTTTAAACATTAAAGTAAAACTGTATGACAGTTTTGCAGAAGAAATCTTGGACCGGACAGAATTTGAAACCTTCAAAGCAAAGTATGACCAGTCTTTAGAGGAAATCCGGCAGGCAATGGAGTGCCAGCAAAAGGAAATCCGAAATTTGCAGGAAACCCTTGAAAAACAGCAGGAGTGGCTGGAATATTTTCTGGAATACCGAGACCGGACGGAAGTGGATCGCTTAATGCTGGTAAATCTGGTCAAACGGATTGAGGTATATGAGCAGAAGCGCATTATCATTCATTTTTGGTTTGAAGATGAATTTGAAAAGGTATTGGGACTACTGGAAACTGTAAACAGAGCAAAGCCGGACCGGAAAGTGGAAGCCTTCCTGAAAGGAAAGGGGGCGGAAGCAAGTGCCTAA
- a CDS encoding PBECR4 domain-containing protein codes for MGKQQDREKIVQEIKVAADLYRKHLVGKRFLYVFEGRYIEVLYKAANFRHLTGVATNLSAKKFYSYAAKKMLQASQIFFTPQHPFSLCKRKIKHIGQIAMLAGSEGFMLEEIVTDTRNYKFGTTDLNFTLCLNKEYDDKGQQKGDCFVVESLRDEDCFSKSRTAYTVTHIFSAPNDAKKYTNLLFLDENATIDGLPDEIKNMLDQTLLHK; via the coding sequence ATGGGAAAACAACAGGATAGAGAGAAAATTGTACAGGAGATTAAAGTGGCTGCTGATCTGTATAGGAAGCATTTAGTAGGTAAAAGATTTCTATATGTATTTGAAGGCAGATATATTGAGGTGCTTTATAAAGCTGCCAATTTTAGGCACTTGACAGGTGTGGCCACGAACCTTTCAGCAAAAAAGTTTTATAGTTATGCAGCAAAAAAGATGCTTCAGGCTTCGCAGATATTTTTTACACCGCAGCACCCTTTTTCATTGTGTAAGCGTAAGATTAAGCATATCGGACAGATTGCAATGCTGGCTGGCTCAGAAGGATTTATGCTGGAAGAGATTGTTACAGATACGAGAAATTATAAGTTTGGCACAACAGATCTTAATTTTACTCTATGCTTAAATAAAGAGTATGATGATAAGGGGCAGCAAAAGGGCGATTGCTTTGTAGTAGAATCGCTGCGAGATGAAGATTGCTTCTCTAAAAGTAGAACAGCATATACAGTAACTCATATTTTTTCAGCACCGAATGATGCGAAAAAATATACAAATTTACTGTTTTTAGATGAAAATGCAACGATAGACGGTCTTCCAGATGAAATTAAGAACATGCTGGATCAAACTTTATTACATAAATAA
- a CDS encoding winged helix-turn-helix domain-containing protein, which translates to MRNVFPEYKSEIVLGNGKFQLDPMSYTVIYEGKEISLAPREFEVLYLLAQRPNWVIPKKNIYCSVWGSNYYDDQIPYKTVEHVVWKIRKKMGYDIIETLINVGYRLKKM; encoded by the coding sequence ATGAGAAATGTTTTTCCAGAATATAAATCTGAAATTGTATTAGGAAATGGTAAATTTCAACTTGATCCCATGTCATATACTGTTATTTATGAAGGAAAAGAAATCAGCTTAGCTCCCAGGGAATTTGAAGTTCTGTATCTTTTAGCCCAAAGGCCAAATTGGGTTATTCCAAAGAAGAATATCTATTGTTCGGTCTGGGGGAGTAATTATTATGATGATCAGATTCCGTACAAAACAGTGGAACATGTAGTATGGAAGATACGAAAAAAGATGGGGTATGATATTATAGAAACATTGATCAATGTAGGATATAGACTAAAAAAGATGTAA
- the fabD gene encoding ACP S-malonyltransferase: MAKNIAFVFPGQGAQYSGMGNDFYNQYEKAKQIYDYASEICNIDVKKICFDSSDSRIHETKYTQIAIFTTSLAILECVHEMGVTSTVNAGLSLGEYTALAASNVIDIKDLFLLVKKRGKYMQEAFPTGGAMAAVIGLSEREVVAICNQMNGNIYIANYNCPGQIVVTGEKAVVEASYEIFQKKGAKMVLPLNVSGPFHSPLLETAKKKLEISLKDVQINNFIIPYVSNVNAKYINYSCDIKSLLSEQIVSSVKWQQSIKEMIRQGVDLFIEVGPGSTLTNLIRKIDPGVEVLNIQAVGDMKTLLKVN, from the coding sequence ATGGCAAAAAATATTGCATTTGTTTTTCCGGGACAAGGTGCACAATATTCTGGTATGGGAAATGATTTTTATAATCAATATGAAAAAGCAAAACAAATTTATGATTATGCATCTGAAATTTGTAATATAGATGTAAAAAAAATCTGTTTTGATAGTTCTGACAGTAGAATTCATGAAACAAAATATACACAAATTGCAATTTTTACTACGTCATTAGCAATTTTAGAATGTGTACATGAAATGGGTGTCACTTCAACTGTTAATGCTGGGTTAAGCTTAGGTGAGTATACTGCATTGGCAGCATCAAATGTGATTGATATAAAAGACTTATTTTTATTAGTCAAAAAAAGAGGAAAATATATGCAAGAGGCTTTCCCGACAGGCGGTGCAATGGCTGCGGTTATTGGCCTTTCTGAAAGAGAGGTGGTGGCAATTTGTAATCAGATGAATGGTAATATATATATTGCTAATTATAATTGTCCCGGACAAATAGTCGTAACAGGGGAAAAGGCTGTAGTGGAAGCATCGTATGAAATATTTCAAAAAAAAGGAGCAAAGATGGTTTTACCGTTAAATGTTAGTGGACCATTTCATTCGCCATTATTAGAAACGGCTAAAAAGAAACTTGAAATTAGTTTGAAAGATGTACAAATTAATAATTTTATCATTCCCTATGTATCAAATGTTAATGCAAAATATATTAATTATAGTTGTGATATTAAATCATTACTTTCTGAGCAAATTGTTTCTTCTGTGAAATGGCAACAGAGTATAAAAGAAATGATAAGACAGGGGGTAGATTTGTTTATTGAAGTAGGTCCGGGATCAACATTGACAAATTTGATTAGAAAAATTGACCCTGGCGTAGAAGTGCTAAATATTCAAGCTGTGGGAGATATGAAAACTTTGTTGAAAGTTAATTGA
- a CDS encoding recombinase family protein — MKRERLQKLFSEDKEIFQGGMLFPTWICKGKEEIENRNIPQRAAVYLDIPIPCAGLLYYEKEKSLHYCEQQTYQVVTLLEGVGCDYSIEKENWQRLAVLARKGMIDVIVVSGLSRLSYCPEEILQTMEMLQSFQVQIDCIGYGILDYARLKQYLMHTWEKQEQFEQELDAYLCSCCTRERI, encoded by the coding sequence ATGAAGAGAGAGAGGTTACAGAAACTGTTTTCAGAAGATAAAGAGATCTTTCAGGGAGGAATGCTGTTTCCTACATGGATCTGCAAAGGAAAAGAAGAGATAGAAAATAGGAATATTCCCCAGCGTGCGGCAGTGTATCTGGATATTCCCATTCCCTGTGCCGGGCTTTTGTATTATGAAAAAGAAAAAAGCCTGCATTACTGTGAACAGCAGACATACCAGGTGGTTACTTTGTTGGAAGGTGTAGGGTGTGATTATTCCATAGAAAAAGAAAACTGGCAGAGGCTGGCAGTGCTTGCACGAAAAGGCATGATTGATGTGATTGTGGTATCCGGACTCAGTAGGTTATCCTATTGTCCGGAAGAAATTTTACAGACAATGGAAATGCTCCAGTCTTTTCAGGTACAGATAGATTGTATCGGTTATGGAATTTTAGACTATGCCAGACTGAAACAGTATTTAATGCACACCTGGGAGAAACAGGAACAGTTTGAGCAGGAGTTAGATGCGTATCTGTGCAGTTGCTGTACTAGGGAAAGGATATAA
- a CDS encoding helix-turn-helix domain-containing protein, translating to MQNELCIVADAIKALREARGLTQEQLAEKADISVSHLAKIETHARAMGMKTYIRLLEAMDIPIKEHFMHMGTAKKDMMLKEKIWYLVQDCNEWETSLLIYSIEGIKKGLKEYQQDSRK from the coding sequence ATGCAGAATGAACTTTGTATTGTAGCAGATGCAATAAAAGCCTTGCGGGAAGCCAGGGGGCTGACCCAGGAGCAGCTTGCGGAAAAAGCAGATATTTCCGTATCCCATCTGGCAAAAATCGAAACACATGCCAGGGCCATGGGCATGAAAACTTATATCCGGCTGTTGGAAGCTATGGATATTCCCATAAAAGAACACTTCATGCACATGGGTACAGCGAAAAAAGATATGATGCTGAAGGAAAAGATCTGGTATCTGGTACAGGATTGTAATGAATGGGAAACCAGCCTTTTGATTTATTCGATAGAAGGAATTAAAAAAGGGTTAAAGGAATATCAGCAAGACAGCAGGAAGTGA